The Shewanella japonica genome has a window encoding:
- a CDS encoding SCO family protein: MLGLGVAVAALFPRQSANTALMTQVPDLALQSSYLFDNPRPLAPFTLHDQLGNEFGNQQLLGKWSLLFVGFTSCPDVCPTTLNKLNAAYAELQSVSEDIQVVFVSVDPDRDTQTKRLDYINFFNRDFKAVTADHTQLFPFTRDLGFAYAMVGDGADYQVDHSASYVLVSPKGEKFAVFKPKQQPGKIPQILNKELVADLKLIIESA, translated from the coding sequence ATGTTGGGCTTAGGCGTTGCGGTTGCAGCGCTATTCCCTCGCCAATCAGCAAATACGGCCTTGATGACTCAGGTGCCAGACTTAGCCCTTCAAAGTAGTTATCTTTTTGATAACCCAAGACCACTGGCACCGTTTACCCTGCATGATCAGTTGGGCAATGAGTTTGGCAATCAACAATTACTCGGTAAGTGGAGTTTACTGTTTGTCGGTTTTACCTCTTGCCCAGATGTGTGCCCAACAACGTTGAATAAACTCAATGCCGCTTATGCTGAACTGCAATCAGTATCAGAAGATATTCAGGTGGTGTTTGTATCAGTTGATCCAGACAGAGATACGCAAACAAAGCGCTTAGATTACATCAATTTTTTTAATCGAGACTTTAAAGCTGTCACAGCTGACCACACTCAACTGTTCCCGTTCACCCGTGATTTAGGTTTCGCCTATGCCATGGTGGGTGACGGCGCTGATTATCAAGTAGACCACAGTGCCAGCTATGTTTTAGTGTCGCCTAAAGGGGAAAAGTTTGCGGTATTTAAACCCAAACAACAACCAGGGAAAATTCCACAGATTTTGAATAAAGAACTGGTTGCTGATTTGAAATTGATTATTGAAAGTGCATAG
- a CDS encoding COX15/CtaA family protein produces MNIKTLLKFTLVFTFAVILMGAYTRLSDAGLGCPDWPGCYGHIGVPSDSAALAKVEENFPNQTVEPKKAWLEMIHRYIAGALGLLVLTILIVCLKRADAPKKLPIFISALILFQAALGMWTVTMKLMPIIVMGHLIGGFSLFSLLLLLYLRTKPLRIPDGDAYARKLAPLAMVSMLVLILQIILGGWTSSNYAALACTTLPICEGNWMDNLAFAKAFSPFQGDHPSFEFGVLEYPARMTIHVTHRIWGIITAACLCWLAFKLLKAQSSVMRKSAWLLFALVVIQVGLGISNIVMHLPLGIAVSHNGGAALLLLTVIFINYALWRKA; encoded by the coding sequence ATGAACATCAAAACCTTACTCAAATTCACTTTGGTGTTTACCTTTGCCGTGATCTTAATGGGCGCTTATACCCGTTTATCTGATGCCGGCTTAGGTTGCCCTGACTGGCCCGGCTGTTATGGCCATATTGGCGTACCAAGTGACTCCGCCGCATTAGCCAAAGTCGAAGAAAATTTCCCTAACCAAACTGTCGAGCCTAAAAAAGCATGGCTCGAAATGATTCACCGCTATATTGCAGGAGCCCTAGGACTTTTAGTATTAACCATTTTAATTGTGTGCTTGAAGCGTGCAGATGCACCTAAAAAACTGCCGATATTTATTTCAGCCTTAATACTATTTCAAGCCGCACTCGGGATGTGGACTGTTACCATGAAGCTAATGCCCATTATCGTAATGGGTCATTTAATTGGTGGATTCAGTTTATTTTCGTTACTGCTATTACTCTATCTTAGAACCAAACCTTTGCGGATCCCAGATGGTGATGCCTACGCCAGAAAGCTTGCACCGCTTGCTATGGTCAGCATGCTAGTTCTGATATTACAAATCATACTGGGCGGCTGGACCTCATCAAACTACGCCGCATTAGCCTGCACAACCTTACCGATATGTGAAGGCAATTGGATGGATAACTTAGCGTTTGCCAAAGCATTTTCGCCATTTCAAGGCGATCACCCTAGCTTTGAATTTGGCGTATTAGAATACCCAGCCCGCATGACTATTCATGTAACCCATCGAATTTGGGGCATTATCACTGCCGCTTGTTTATGTTGGCTGGCCTTTAAATTACTAAAAGCACAGTCATCAGTGATGCGTAAAAGTGCTTGGTTGTTGTTCGCACTCGTCGTAATCCAAGTGGGATTAGGCATTAGCAATATTGTTATGCACCTGCCGCTTGGTATTGCGGTTTCACATAATGGCGGCGCAGCATTATTACTGCTAACCGTTATTTTCATTAACTATGCGCTGTGGCGTAAAGCTTAA
- a CDS encoding YgiW/YdeI family stress tolerance OB fold protein, with translation MFKKLIVLPLVLFSSLSFANYEPTQQGGFSGPNTDVELSVKQALEVKDDTTVSLTGHIVLSNGGEDYWFEDKTGRILVEIDNHVFKNQTVTPEMLVTIVGEVDNDWSDSSVDVDALTINL, from the coding sequence ATGTTTAAAAAATTAATCGTGTTACCTCTTGTTTTATTTTCAAGCCTTAGTTTTGCTAATTATGAACCTACACAACAAGGTGGGTTTTCAGGACCAAATACAGATGTTGAATTGTCAGTTAAACAAGCGTTAGAAGTAAAAGATGATACGACTGTTTCTTTAACTGGTCATATTGTACTTTCAAATGGTGGAGAAGATTACTGGTTTGAAGATAAAACTGGCCGTATCCTAGTTGAAATTGATAACCATGTATTTAAAAACCAGACTGTAACACCTGAAATGTTAGTGACAATTGTTGGTGAAGTCGATAATGATTGGAGCGATAGTTCAGTGGATGTAGATGCATTAACAATCAATTTATAA
- the coxB gene encoding cytochrome c oxidase subunit II has product MKRLLYGLMVLFFAVPLAAADMPLNMTQGVTEISGKVYDLHMIILYICCAIGVVVFGIMIYSMIYHRKSKGAVPADFHDSTKVEIAWTVVPFLILIGMAIPATKTLIAMEDPSDAELTIKVTGSQWKWHYSYFNEDVEFYSLLSTPADQITGTETKTETYLLEVDKPLVLPINRKVRFLMTSDDVIHSWWVPAFAVKKDANPGFINEAWTKIDKVGTYRGQCAELCGKDHGFMPVVVEAVSEADFEQWLKDQKQLTADAKAAAEASLSQTLTFDELMAQGEQVYMGRCAACHQPNGAGLPGVFPSLIGSPIIKGSVAGHIDIVVNGQPGTAMQAFAKQLTATEIAAVVTYERNAWGNDSGDVVQAADVNSGGAPSDASSASDKPTPVTLPAELPATQPEVEQVVADVVEEATPDVVMDDLSMDELMAMGEQVYLSSCAACHQAAGTGLPGAFPALVGSPLVMGPVEGHLEVVINGQPGTAMQGFSSILSPQQLAAVVTYERNAWGNNTGDAVQATDVVGHGK; this is encoded by the coding sequence GTGAAGCGATTGTTGTATGGATTAATGGTGCTGTTTTTTGCAGTGCCACTTGCAGCGGCTGATATGCCGCTTAACATGACCCAAGGGGTAACAGAGATCAGTGGTAAGGTTTACGACCTCCATATGATCATTCTTTATATCTGTTGTGCTATTGGTGTTGTGGTATTTGGAATCATGATTTACTCCATGATTTATCATAGAAAATCAAAGGGTGCAGTACCTGCTGATTTCCATGATAGTACCAAAGTGGAAATAGCATGGACTGTCGTGCCGTTTCTTATCCTCATTGGTATGGCAATTCCTGCCACAAAAACCCTCATTGCTATGGAAGACCCAAGTGATGCGGAGTTAACTATCAAAGTAACCGGCTCTCAATGGAAATGGCATTACAGCTATTTTAATGAAGACGTCGAGTTTTACAGTTTACTTTCCACCCCTGCCGATCAAATTACTGGGACAGAAACGAAAACTGAAACTTACCTACTAGAAGTCGATAAGCCCCTCGTTCTGCCAATCAATCGTAAAGTACGCTTTTTAATGACTTCAGATGATGTGATTCACTCTTGGTGGGTTCCTGCATTTGCGGTGAAAAAAGATGCTAACCCAGGTTTTATTAATGAAGCTTGGACCAAGATTGATAAGGTTGGTACCTACCGAGGTCAATGTGCTGAGTTGTGTGGTAAAGACCACGGATTCATGCCGGTGGTAGTTGAAGCCGTTTCTGAAGCAGACTTTGAGCAATGGCTAAAAGATCAAAAACAACTAACTGCTGATGCAAAAGCCGCGGCCGAAGCGTCACTGTCGCAAACCTTGACCTTTGATGAGTTGATGGCTCAAGGTGAACAAGTTTACATGGGCCGATGCGCCGCTTGTCACCAACCAAATGGTGCAGGACTACCTGGTGTATTCCCGTCTCTTATCGGCAGTCCAATCATTAAAGGGTCAGTTGCTGGCCACATTGATATTGTCGTCAACGGCCAGCCTGGTACTGCTATGCAAGCCTTCGCGAAACAGCTTACTGCAACAGAAATTGCAGCTGTTGTGACCTACGAGCGAAACGCTTGGGGTAATGATTCTGGTGATGTGGTTCAAGCTGCAGATGTGAACTCAGGTGGGGCACCTAGCGATGCAAGCTCAGCAAGTGATAAGCCAACGCCTGTCACTTTGCCTGCTGAATTACCAGCGACACAACCTGAGGTAGAACAAGTGGTTGCTGACGTCGTTGAAGAAGCAACACCTGACGTTGTTATGGATGACTTATCTATGGATGAACTGATGGCAATGGGTGAGCAAGTTTACCTCAGCAGCTGTGCTGCATGTCACCAAGCCGCTGGTACAGGTTTACCTGGCGCATTCCCTGCGTTAGTGGGCAGTCCGTTAGTCATGGGCCCTGTTGAAGGACACCTTGAAGTGGTTATCAATGGCCAACCTGGTACAGCAATGCAAGGATTTAGCTCCATACTCTCACCACAGCAACTCGCAGCTGTTGTGACGTATGAGCGAAATGCTTGGGGAAATAATACTGGTGATGCTGTTCAAGCCACCGATGTTGTTGGTCATGGAAAGTAA
- a CDS encoding DUF2909 family protein, protein MAALDTLVIFKLVLVLLLVFILFNLARALFIMVKAENKQPMSQYLGRRVIFSAVVMLLLLLALGLGWVTPNPRPY, encoded by the coding sequence ATGGCAGCGTTAGATACCTTAGTTATTTTCAAGCTTGTATTAGTACTACTGCTTGTATTCATATTATTTAATTTAGCTAGAGCCTTGTTTATTATGGTTAAAGCTGAAAACAAACAGCCAATGAGTCAATATTTGGGGCGACGCGTTATCTTTTCAGCTGTGGTGATGTTGTTATTGTTGCTGGCCCTAGGATTAGGCTGGGTAACACCTAACCCTAGGCCGTATTAG
- the ctaD gene encoding cytochrome c oxidase subunit I has product MSTITQDTTPAHDEHSHDGHDEHHHGAPKGIMRWILTTNHKDIGSMYLWFSFIMFLTGGAMAMVIRAELFQPGLQLVDPNFFNQMTTVHGLIMVFGAVMPAFTGLANWLIPMMIGAPDMALPRMNNWSFWILPFAFAILLSSLFMEGGGPNFGWTFYAPLSTTYSPDSTALFVFSVHIMGISSIMGAINVVVTIVNMRAPGMTWMKLPLFVWTWLITAFLLIAVMPVLAGAVTMVLTDKYFGTSFFDAAGGGDPVMFQHIFWFFGHPEVYIMILPSFGIISAIIPTFSRKKLFGYASMVYATSSIAILSFLVWAHHMFTTGMPVFAELFFMYCTMLIAVPTGVKVFNWVATMWRGSITFETPMLFAIAFIILFTIGGFSGLMLAITPADFQYHDTYFVVAHFHYVLVTGAVFSIMAAAYYWLPKWTGHMYSETLGRWHFWCSVISVNVLFFPMHFLGLAGMPRRIPDYAIQFADINQIVSIGGFAFGLSQLIFLAVVIKCVKGGEKAADKPWEGAEGLEWTIASPAPYHSFTTPPEVK; this is encoded by the coding sequence ATGAGCACAATTACACAAGATACTACCCCAGCTCATGATGAACATTCTCATGACGGCCATGATGAACACCATCATGGCGCGCCAAAAGGCATCATGCGCTGGATATTAACCACTAACCATAAAGACATTGGTTCTATGTATTTATGGTTCAGTTTTATTATGTTCCTCACTGGTGGTGCGATGGCAATGGTCATTCGCGCAGAACTATTTCAGCCAGGCTTACAGTTAGTTGACCCTAACTTCTTTAACCAAATGACCACAGTACACGGTCTTATTATGGTATTTGGTGCCGTCATGCCTGCCTTCACAGGGTTAGCCAACTGGCTGATCCCAATGATGATTGGTGCACCTGATATGGCACTGCCTCGAATGAATAACTGGAGCTTTTGGATCTTACCATTTGCCTTCGCGATTCTGTTGAGTTCGCTGTTTATGGAAGGCGGCGGCCCTAACTTTGGCTGGACTTTCTATGCACCGCTATCAACTACCTATAGCCCTGATAGCACTGCACTATTTGTTTTCTCGGTGCATATCATGGGGATCAGTTCGATTATGGGCGCAATTAACGTGGTCGTGACCATTGTTAATATGCGTGCACCAGGCATGACTTGGATGAAGTTGCCATTATTTGTATGGACATGGCTCATTACTGCATTCTTGCTGATTGCGGTGATGCCCGTACTTGCAGGTGCGGTTACCATGGTATTAACCGATAAATACTTTGGTACCAGTTTCTTTGATGCCGCAGGTGGCGGTGATCCCGTCATGTTCCAGCATATTTTCTGGTTCTTCGGTCACCCTGAAGTCTACATCATGATTTTGCCTTCGTTCGGGATTATCTCGGCCATTATTCCAACCTTTAGTCGTAAAAAGTTGTTTGGCTACGCTTCGATGGTTTACGCCACGTCCAGTATTGCGATTTTATCCTTCTTGGTTTGGGCGCATCACATGTTTACCACAGGGATGCCAGTATTTGCTGAACTGTTTTTCATGTACTGCACCATGTTAATTGCGGTGCCGACAGGAGTAAAAGTATTTAACTGGGTAGCAACGATGTGGCGTGGTTCAATCACGTTCGAAACCCCTATGTTATTTGCGATTGCCTTTATTATTCTCTTTACCATTGGTGGTTTTTCAGGATTGATGCTGGCGATAACACCTGCTGATTTCCAATACCATGATACTTATTTCGTGGTGGCGCATTTCCACTATGTACTGGTGACTGGAGCGGTGTTCTCTATTATGGCTGCTGCCTATTATTGGTTACCAAAATGGACTGGCCATATGTATAGCGAAACCCTAGGGCGCTGGCATTTTTGGTGTAGCGTGATTTCAGTCAATGTGCTGTTTTTCCCGATGCACTTTTTAGGATTAGCAGGCATGCCTCGCCGAATTCCAGATTACGCCATTCAATTTGCTGATATTAATCAAATTGTCTCAATCGGCGGGTTCGCATTTGGCTTATCACAGCTAATTTTCTTAGCCGTAGTGATTAAATGTGTCAAAGGTGGCGAGAAAGCGGCTGATAAACCTTGGGAAGGCGCTGAAGGACTGGAGTGGACCATTGCCAGCCCAGCACCTTACCATTCATTCACCACACCACCAGAGGTGAAGTGA
- a CDS encoding cytochrome c oxidase subunit 3 — protein MTTKHETYYVPAQSAWPIIGAIGLFLIAFGAGSYVQQLATEETSGGYILVAGIAVIIFMLFGWFKNVIDESMSGLYSAQMDRSFRQGMSWFIFSEIMFFGAFFGALFYARMVAIPWLGGASNNAMTHEVLWPTFEAMWPLTKTPDGTTTEAMPWTGLPLYNTLILLASSVTLHFAHVSLEKSKRGALKVWLGLTILLGIGFLFLQVEEYIHAYQEMGLTLSSGIYGNTFFLLTGFHGMHVTLGTVFLIILFFRVLKGHFTPESHFAFQSGSWYWHFVDVVWLCLFIFVYVI, from the coding sequence ATGACAACAAAACATGAAACTTATTACGTGCCAGCGCAAAGTGCCTGGCCCATCATTGGCGCTATTGGGTTATTCCTGATTGCTTTTGGCGCAGGTTCGTACGTACAACAACTCGCCACCGAAGAAACATCGGGCGGCTATATCCTCGTGGCTGGTATCGCAGTCATCATTTTTATGCTGTTTGGTTGGTTTAAAAACGTCATTGATGAATCAATGTCTGGCTTATATTCAGCGCAGATGGATCGTTCTTTTAGACAAGGAATGAGCTGGTTTATTTTCTCTGAAATTATGTTCTTCGGCGCCTTCTTTGGCGCACTATTTTACGCACGAATGGTCGCTATTCCGTGGTTAGGTGGTGCTTCAAACAATGCCATGACCCATGAAGTGCTTTGGCCGACTTTTGAGGCCATGTGGCCACTCACTAAAACACCTGATGGCACCACGACTGAAGCGATGCCTTGGACAGGGTTACCCCTATACAACACCCTGATATTACTTGCATCGTCAGTCACTTTACACTTTGCCCATGTGTCTCTTGAAAAGTCTAAGCGTGGGGCATTAAAAGTCTGGTTAGGACTAACCATCTTATTGGGTATTGGCTTCTTATTTTTACAAGTTGAAGAATATATTCATGCCTATCAAGAAATGGGACTGACACTATCATCAGGGATCTACGGCAACACTTTCTTCTTACTGACGGGTTTTCACGGTATGCACGTCACATTGGGGACTGTGTTCTTGATTATTCTGTTCTTTAGGGTGCTCAAAGGCCACTTTACCCCTGAGAGTCATTTTGCCTTCCAGTCTGGTAGTTGGTACTGGCATTTTGTCGACGTAGTCTGGTTATGCTTATTTATTTTTGTCTACGTCATTTAA
- a CDS encoding cell division inhibitor SulA, with protein MNTLIGNAPRHPGLWMDMASAAAPVKQGIETKQTANQGLTELTQLCGQLAVLSQQGRWIVLINPPHIGYKQILANANVRMDRVLLVHTKDEVETLWAMEKALTSGTSSAVITWTTPLDARDNRRIQLVAKSALAQGVIIEDVNTHLRDDQLNASNPVAATQLNLSAFH; from the coding sequence ATGAACACATTAATAGGTAATGCACCACGTCACCCAGGTTTATGGATGGACATGGCATCAGCAGCTGCGCCAGTAAAGCAAGGTATCGAAACCAAACAAACAGCTAACCAAGGGTTAACTGAATTAACTCAGCTATGCGGCCAGTTAGCCGTATTAAGTCAACAAGGGCGATGGATTGTACTGATTAATCCGCCTCACATTGGTTACAAACAAATTCTAGCGAACGCCAATGTCAGAATGGACCGTGTATTACTGGTTCACACTAAAGATGAAGTCGAAACACTTTGGGCAATGGAAAAAGCACTCACAAGTGGTACATCCAGCGCAGTGATTACATGGACAACCCCATTAGATGCTCGTGATAATCGTCGCATTCAATTAGTCGCTAAAAGCGCCTTAGCGCAAGGTGTCATTATTGAAGATGTAAATACTCACTTACGTGATGACCAATTAAACGCCAGTAATCCTGTGGCTGCAACCCAATTGAATTTATCTGCATTTCACTAA
- a CDS encoding cytochrome c oxidase assembly protein codes for MSQPTKSNRNLLIGLVLGSIGMFGFGFALVPLYDVLCETLGINGKPQGTASRYEAVVVDKERTITIEFIAQVQGSMPWEFGPKVNRIQVHPGELTRTAFLAKNLSAKPLVGQAIPSVSPGQGAAYFNKTECFCFNQQPLAAKADAELPLIFYVDPDLPDSIKTLTLSYTLYDITDKQTAAIEQGAAR; via the coding sequence ATGAGCCAGCCAACAAAATCAAACCGTAACTTACTTATAGGTCTGGTATTAGGATCAATAGGTATGTTCGGCTTTGGTTTTGCGCTGGTACCGCTTTATGACGTGCTTTGCGAAACCTTAGGCATTAACGGAAAGCCTCAAGGTACAGCAAGTCGTTATGAAGCGGTGGTCGTTGATAAAGAACGCACCATTACTATTGAATTTATCGCCCAAGTGCAAGGCAGTATGCCATGGGAGTTTGGCCCCAAAGTGAACCGAATACAGGTTCATCCAGGTGAGCTAACTCGCACTGCATTTTTAGCAAAAAACCTTTCTGCTAAACCTCTTGTAGGCCAAGCGATACCCTCGGTATCGCCTGGCCAAGGCGCTGCATATTTCAATAAAACGGAATGCTTCTGTTTTAATCAACAGCCCCTAGCTGCAAAGGCTGATGCTGAACTGCCATTAATCTTTTATGTGGATCCTGACTTACCCGATTCCATTAAAACTTTGACTCTCTCTTATACCCTCTATGACATCACAGACAAACAAACTGCGGCCATAGAGCAAGGAGCAGCAAGATGA
- a CDS encoding SURF1 family protein: MGSPLRVWRLSTGLLLLVTVSVFSILVKLGLWQLDRAEYKQAWQTTLAERQAASALDYQSLLNLANNDPVTGYRLTVDTIAVSEQILLLDNQVHNGQVGYLAYQLVKVSESQPWLMVELGFVGANKDRRILPALTPMPNQPYELTGRVYQKQTNPLSEALYAETFSMNNHEVIRFQNLNLVALAEKVGHELAPAVLQPDVTPTMTLAKPWTPIPLSAQKHQGYALQWFTMAAVFLGLMLWIGFKTLKKSTHPITK, encoded by the coding sequence ATGGGCTCTCCTTTGCGAGTCTGGCGACTATCTACTGGGTTATTGCTGCTTGTTACTGTGAGTGTGTTTTCTATTTTGGTCAAGTTAGGTTTATGGCAACTCGATAGAGCGGAGTACAAACAAGCATGGCAAACCACGCTAGCTGAACGACAAGCCGCCAGCGCATTGGATTACCAAAGTTTACTTAATTTAGCTAACAATGACCCTGTGACAGGTTACCGATTAACTGTCGATACCATCGCAGTCAGCGAACAAATTTTATTACTTGATAATCAAGTTCATAACGGTCAAGTGGGTTATCTCGCATATCAATTGGTCAAGGTGTCTGAGTCACAACCTTGGTTAATGGTTGAACTAGGGTTTGTTGGCGCCAATAAAGACAGACGTATTCTGCCAGCACTGACTCCCATGCCTAATCAGCCATATGAGTTAACAGGGCGGGTCTATCAAAAACAAACAAACCCATTAAGCGAAGCGCTATATGCCGAAACATTTTCAATGAATAACCATGAAGTGATTCGGTTTCAAAATTTAAACCTTGTGGCCTTAGCAGAGAAAGTAGGCCACGAACTGGCACCGGCAGTATTGCAGCCAGATGTGACTCCAACAATGACATTAGCAAAACCTTGGACACCCATTCCCTTATCAGCACAGAAACACCAAGGGTATGCATTGCAATGGTTCACCATGGCAGCGGTTTTTTTAGGGCTCATGCTATGGATTGGTTTTAAAACGTTGAAGAAATCAACACACCCTATAACAAAATAA
- the lexA gene encoding transcriptional repressor LexA, which produces MRPLTPRQAEILELIKCNIAETGMPPTRAEIATRLGFKSANAAEEHLKALAKKGCIEIIPGTSRGIRMVQEEEEVEEGLPLIGQVAAGEPILALEHVEQYFQVDPEMFKPNANFLLRVRGDSMKDIGIIEGDLLAVHKMQQAKNGQVVVARVDDDVTVKRFEKKGNVVYLHAENEQYSPIKVDLTCQSLTIEGLAVGVIRNGGWL; this is translated from the coding sequence ATGAGACCTTTAACGCCACGACAAGCTGAAATTCTAGAATTAATTAAATGCAATATTGCCGAGACAGGTATGCCACCAACTCGTGCAGAAATTGCCACTAGATTAGGCTTTAAAAGTGCTAATGCTGCAGAAGAACATTTAAAAGCACTCGCTAAAAAAGGTTGCATTGAAATTATTCCAGGTACCTCTCGCGGTATCCGTATGGTCCAAGAAGAAGAGGAAGTCGAAGAAGGCTTACCACTGATTGGTCAGGTTGCGGCTGGTGAACCAATTTTGGCGTTAGAACATGTTGAACAATACTTTCAAGTTGATCCTGAAATGTTTAAACCCAATGCTAATTTCTTACTACGTGTTCGTGGCGACAGTATGAAGGATATTGGCATTATTGAAGGCGACTTATTAGCGGTTCACAAAATGCAGCAAGCTAAAAATGGTCAAGTCGTTGTTGCCCGTGTTGATGATGATGTCACCGTGAAGCGTTTTGAAAAGAAAGGCAACGTTGTTTATCTGCATGCAGAAAACGAGCAGTACTCGCCGATAAAAGTCGATTTAACATGCCAAAGCCTTACGATTGAAGGGCTCGCTGTTGGCGTTATCCGTAATGGAGGTTGGTTATGA
- the cyoE gene encoding heme o synthase, with protein sequence MAKSLSLSASATKTNTSTSPLQWRAYFEMTKPKVVALMLLTVLVGMCLALPGAVPLQPLIFGMIGIAMMAGAAAAYNHLIDRRIDGLMARTYNRPLPKGKVSAIKAMTFATSIGLGGFIILYALVNPLTAWLTFASLIGYAVVYTAYLKRATPQNIVIGGLAGAMPPLLGWTAVTNELHGNALLLVIIIFTWTPPHFWALAIHRKKEYAKVDVPMLPVTHGVEFTKTCILLYTLLLAIACLLPVLVGMCGPVYLVGSTLLSCGFIYKAWQLKFHDKPGLAMDVFKFSIYHLMILFLVLLVDHYLWV encoded by the coding sequence ATGGCTAAATCACTTTCACTGTCCGCAAGCGCAACGAAAACCAACACTAGCACTAGCCCGCTACAGTGGCGTGCTTATTTTGAAATGACCAAACCCAAGGTGGTCGCACTGATGCTGCTAACAGTGCTGGTCGGTATGTGTCTTGCGCTCCCCGGCGCTGTTCCACTTCAACCACTTATTTTTGGCATGATTGGCATCGCCATGATGGCAGGTGCTGCAGCGGCCTATAACCACCTTATCGATCGCCGTATTGATGGCTTAATGGCGCGTACCTACAACCGCCCTTTACCTAAAGGCAAAGTATCAGCGATCAAAGCCATGACCTTCGCCACTTCAATCGGCTTAGGTGGGTTCATTATTCTGTATGCGTTGGTTAACCCGCTAACCGCATGGCTAACGTTCGCCAGTTTAATTGGTTACGCAGTGGTCTACACCGCATATTTAAAGCGTGCCACACCGCAAAATATCGTCATTGGCGGATTAGCTGGCGCCATGCCACCATTACTAGGCTGGACAGCGGTCACCAACGAGTTACATGGTAATGCCCTACTTTTAGTGATCATCATCTTCACTTGGACACCACCACACTTCTGGGCGTTAGCGATTCACCGTAAAAAAGAATACGCCAAAGTCGACGTGCCGATGTTGCCCGTCACCCATGGTGTAGAGTTCACTAAAACTTGCATATTGCTCTACACCTTATTACTGGCTATCGCTTGTTTATTACCTGTGTTAGTGGGCATGTGTGGACCTGTTTATTTAGTCGGTTCAACTTTATTAAGTTGTGGGTTTATCTATAAAGCTTGGCAATTAAAGTTCCATGACAAACCAGGTCTGGCAATGGATGTATTCAAGTTCTCTATTTACCACTTAATGATTTTATTCTTAGTGCTATTAGTTGATCACTACTTGTGGGTCTAA